A DNA window from Trichomycterus rosablanca isolate fTriRos1 chromosome 9, fTriRos1.hap1, whole genome shotgun sequence contains the following coding sequences:
- the hebp2 gene encoding heme-binding protein 2 — MLRAVGRAVFGGLENPKFTPQESKGQDYEVRTYHTTQWVSTSVTEMEEDKALSSGFMRLFKYIQGNNEKNAKIDMTAPVTCLINPGEGPACESTFTVSFYVPEEHQAEPPKPTTPEIFIENRKEFTVFVRTFGGFANSQNTRDELLKLIESLKRDGMSFKESPYYRVGYDSPFKLINRRNEVWLIKQEDEKQ, encoded by the exons ATGCTGAGAGCCGTCGGTAGAGCCGTGTTTGGAGGACTGGAGAACCCAAAGTTCACTCCACAAGAGAGCAAG GGCCAGGACTATGAGGTGCGAACCTACCACACTACACAATGGGTCAGTACTTCAGTTACAGAAATGGAAGAGGACAAAGCCTTAAGTTCCGGCTTCATGAGACTCTTTAAATACATCCAAGGAAATAATGAAAAGA ATGCAAAAATTGACATGACAGCTCCAGTGACTTGCCTGATTAATCCTGGAGAGGGACCGGCCTGTGAAAGTACCTTTACTGTGTCATTCTATGTCCCTGAGGAGCACCAGGCTGAACCCCCAAAACCCACGACACCTGAGATTTTTATCGAGAACAGGAAGGAGTTCACTGTGTTTGTCAG GACATTTGGAGGTTTTGCAAACAGTCAGAACACCCGTGATGAGCTGCTGAAGCTTATTGAGAGTCTAAAGAGGGATGGGATGAGCTTCAAAGAATCTCCTTACTACAGAGTGGGCTATGATAGTCCCTTCAAACTGATCAACCGCAGGAACGAAGTGTGGCTCATAAAACAGGAGGATGAAAAGCAGTGA
- the kif25 gene encoding kinesin-like protein KIF25 — translation MPHFINRDQLFAHQVHLLEHKLRSKEERILELETENALLHMRLAQCMGKLRRDQQEDVILAKRRCQHQEKSSQKGHHASLASKLLSQVQTLKNDLRNVLAVYLSFATELEKQRKQLLELMGFIGRAVQGDDVQKLKAHVASLEHFLQEEKERCRAERVRRKLLHNTLVELRGNIRVHCRVRPILPFDLGLGCNGSSSSEVVVQAVSEESVLVNCAKPGSPVVNKLFEFERVHGPEDTQDAVFEEVRPLLTSLLDGYNVCIMAYGQTGSGKTYTMIGSQQENPTQPDHKSQEGIIPRAANELFKLISEKPAETYTVEVSVVEVYNNELIDLLAKDEDGAAVGMKREVITTSTGTSEVPCLTHVLVQSSVEVMQLISAVVGLRAHIPTLVHRDSSRSHLIVTLTVLSKNPNAQALANRFQSVRQNIQRGSQKQWWSPRCARAASSRSSSPSLSPNSSHCNIPCLSALPIVSQEPIRTKLQLVDLAGSECAGMSGVSGAALWESSCINRSLSALSDVLGALAEHRAHVPYRNSKLTHLLQDSIGGDAKLLVMLCVSPTQHFFSESLQSLGFGSRARQIQKETLHRKNVGLKRK, via the exons ATGCCGCATTTTATAAACAGAGACCAGCTTTTTGCTCATCAGGTTCATCTTCTGGAGCACAAACTCCGG aGTAAAGAAGAGCGGATTTTGGAGCTAGAGACAGAAAATGCTCTCCTACACATGAGACTTGCTCAG TGTATGGGGAAACTTCGACGGGATCAACAGGAGGATGTGATTCTAGCAAAGAGACGTTGTCAACACCAGGAAAAAAGCTCTCAAAAGGGCCACCATGCTTCCTTGGCTTCCAAATTGCTCTCACAAGTACAG ACTCTGAAAAACGATTTAAGAAATGTTTTAGCTGTATATTTGAGCTTTGCCACAGAGCTGGAGAAGCAGAGAAAGCAGCTATTGGAGTTGATGGGCTTCATTGGCAGAGCTGTCCAGGGTGATGACGTCCAGA AGCTGAAGGCACATGTGGCATCTCTGGAGCATTTCTTACAAGAGGAGAAGGAGAGGTGTAGAGCAGAGAGGGTCAGAAGGAAACTCCTCCATAACACACTAGTT GAGTTGAGGGGTAATATTAGAGTGCATTGCAGAGTGCGTCCCATCCTACCTTTTGACCTCGGCCTAGGCTGCAATGG GTCCTCATCCTCAGAGGTGGTGGTGCAGGCTGTCAGTGAG gAGTCTGTTCTTGTGAATTGTGCTAAACCTGGGAGTCCAGTAGTTAATAAATTGTTTGAGTTTGAAAG GGTTCATGGTCCAGAAGACACACAGGATGCTGTGTTTGAAGAAGTCAGGCCACTTTTAACTTCCCTGTTGGATGG GTATAATGTGTGCATCATGGCTTATGGCCAGACAGGCAGTGGAAAAACATATACGATGATTGGATCTCAACAAGAGAACCCAACACAGCCTGACCACAAGTCCCAAGAGGGCATTATCCCCAGAGCTGCAAATGAGCTATTCAA gtTGATCTCAGAAAAGCCAGCAGAGACTTACACTGTGGAGGTTTCTGTGGTGGAGGTCTATAATAATGAGCTGATAGACCTATTGGCCAAAGATGAAGATGGAGCAGCAGTAGGGATGAAGAGAGAGGTCATCACAACCAGTACAGGCACCAGTGAAGTGCCATGTCTTACACATGT GCTGGTTCAGAGCTCTGTGGAGGTGATGCAGCTGATCAGTGCAGTTGTAGGACTAAGGGCACATATTCCCACACTGGTGCACAGAGATTCCTCCAGATCGCATCTTATTGTCACTCTCACTGTCCTATCCAAAAACCCGAATGCTCAGGCCCTGG CTAACAGGTTTCAAAGTGTAAGGCAGAATATTCAGCGTGGTTCTCAGAAACAGTGGTGGAGCCCACGCTGTGCCAGAGCTGCCTCCTCTCGCTCTTCCAGCCCCAGTTTATCTCCTAACTCCTCCCACTGCAACATCCCATGTTTGTCAGCTTTGCCCATTGTCTCCCAGGAGCCCATCAGGACCAAGCTCCAGCTAGTAGACCTGGCTGGAAGCGAGTGTGCAG GGATGTCTGGAGTAAGTGGTGCAGCTCTGTGGGAAAGTTCCTGTATAAATCGCAGTCTTTCTGCTTTGTCTGATGTTCTGGGAGCTCTGGCAGAGCATCGTGCTCATGTGCCCTACCGTAACAGCAAACTTACACACCTTCTGCAGGACTCTATAG GAGGGGACGCTAAGCTGCTGGTGATGCTTTGTGTGTCTCCCACTCAGCACTTTTTCTCAGAGTCTTTACAGTCCCTGGGCTTCGGCTCCAGAGCCCGACAGATCCAGAAAGAGACACTGCACAGGAAGAATGTGGGTCTTAAAAGGAAATAA
- the acat2 gene encoding acetyl-CoA acetyltransferase, cytosolic, protein MNTEPVVIVSAARTPIGSFNGALSSMSVANLASVVIKDVLKRSGVKPEEVSEVIMGHVLTAGQGQNPTRQASVRAGIPYPVPAWSCQMVCGSGLKAVCLGAQSIMMGESNVVVAGGMESMSQAPHTVQMRSGVKMGDAALQDTLVADGLTDAFHKYHMGITAENVAKQWDVTREAQDHYAVTSQNRTEAAQKAGYFDQEIVPVTVPSRKGPVEVKVDEFPRHGSSRDAMSKLKPCFVKDASGTVTAGNASGINDGAAATVLMSQAEAQRRGLRPMARIVSWAQTGLDPSIMGTGPISAIKKATERAGWKLADVDLYEINEAFAAQCLAVLQELSLNPDKVNVCGGAISLGHPLGMSGCRVLVTLLHSLQRTGGTKGVAALCIGGGMGIAMCVERV, encoded by the exons ATGAACACAGAGCCTGTGGTGATTGTTTCTGCTGCTCGGACTCCTATAG GGTCTTTCAATGGAGCATTGAGCAGCATGTCCGTTGCTAATTTGGCTTCAGTCGTCATTAAAGATGTCCTGAAAAGATCAGGTGTAAAGCCAGAAGAGGTGTCTGAAGTCATAATGGGACACGTCCTCACAGCag GACAGGGTCAGAATCCCACACGTCAGGCTAGCGTCAGAGCAGGAATCCCATACCCAGTGCCAGCATGGAGCTGTCAGATGGTGTGTGGATCTGGTCTGAAAGCTGTGTGTCTGGGAGCTCAGTCCATCATGATGGGAGAGTCAAATGTGGTGGTGGCAGGAGGTATGGAGAGCATGAGTCAG GCACCTCACACAGTGCAAATGAGGTCAGGGGTAAAGATGGGTGATGCTGCACTGCAGGACACTCTAGTGGCGGATGGACTCACAGATGCTTTTCACAAGTACCACATGGGTATTACAG CTGAAAATGTGGCTAAGCAATGGGATGTGACCCGAGAAGCTCAGGATCATtatgctgtcacctcacagaacagaacagaggcAGCCCAGAAGGCAGGATACTTTGACCAGGAGATTGTGCCAGTTACCGTTCCTTCAAGAAAAG GTCCAGTAGAAGTGAAAGTCGATGAATTCCCTCGTCATGGTAGCTCTAGGGATGCCATGTCCAAGCTAAAACCGTGTTTTGTCAAGGATGCATCTGGCACAGTCACTGCAGGCAATGCATCAG GAATAAATGATGGAGCTGCAGCTACTGTGCTCATGAGCCAGGCAGAGGCTCAGAGACGGGGCTTACGTCCAATGGCTCGAATCGTCTCCTGGGCTCAGACCGGCCTTGATCCATCCATCATGGGCACCGGACCAATTTCTGCCATCAAAAAAGCA ACAGAGAGAGCAGGCTGGAAGCTTGCTGATGTAGATCTGTATGAAATCAATGAAGCCTTTGCTGCTCAGTGTCTAGCAGTTCTTCAAGAGCTCAGCCTGAACCCAGACAAG gtgaatgtgtgtggggGAGCTATCTCCCTGGGTCATCCTCTGGGTATGTCAGGCTGCAGGGTGCTGGTAACACTCCTACATTCTCTTCAGCGGACTGGGGGCACAAAAGGGGtcgctgctctgtgtattggTGGTGGAATGGGAATCGCtatgtgtgtagagagagtctGA
- the wtap gene encoding pre-mRNA-splicing regulator WTAP yields the protein MTNEEPLPKKVRLSESDMKTLTREELCTRWKQHEAYVQQLEAKYADLNSNDVTGLKESEEKLKQQQQESARRENILVMRLATKEQEMQECTTQIQYLKQVQQPSVAQLRSSMVDPAINLFFLKTKAELEQTKDKLEQAQNELSAWKFTPDSQTGKKLMAKCRMLIQENQELGRQLSQGRIAQLEAELALQKKYSEELKSSQDELNDFIIQLDEEVEGMQSTILVLQQQLKETRQQLSQHTPATSSSVGPSRTSPSSPGMAELPTPAESVPVGSSSGAQDCSHVFNGPSNGNSSQRATSSSGPYREGSSAYEDYPASPSASSPTHGSGPKLSNHSEGAASQDTGEAYGTQLSTGYESVDSPTGSEASMTQHSNDTDSNADSHEAAAVSKSNRTTRHTAHNGLDSAAAAAATASNSSTGSVL from the exons ATGACTAACGAGGAACCTCTTCCGAAAAAG GTCCGCCTTAGTGAATCTGACATGAAAACCCTGACTAGAGAGGAGCTTTGTACAAG GTGGAAACAACACGAAGCCTATGTCCAGCAGCTTGAGGCAAAATATGCAGATCTAAATT ccAACGATGTGACTGGTCTAAAAGAGTCAGAAGAGAAGCTAAAGCAGCAACAGCAGGAGTCTGCACGCAGAGAGAACATTCTGGTGATGAGACTAGCCACAAAGGAACAGGAAATGCAGGAATGCACA ACTCAAATCCAGTACTTGAAGCAAGTCCAGCAACCCAGTGTGGCTCAACTTAGATCATCCATGGTGGACCCAGCCATCAACTTATTTTTCCTCAAAACGAAGGCTGAACTGGAACAGACTAAAGACAAACTGGAGCAAGCCCAAAATGAACTGAGTGCCTGGAAATTTACACCTGATAG CCAGACTGGTAAGAAGCTGATGGCCAAGTGTCGCATGCTGATCCAAGAGAACCAGGAGCTGGGTAGGCAGCTGTCGCAGGGTCGCATCGCCCAGCTAGAGGCTGAACTCGCCCTACAGAAGAAATACAGTGAGGAACTGAAAAGCAGCCAAGACG AGTTAAATGACTTCATTATTCAGTTGGATGAGGAGGTGGAAGGCATGCAGAGTACCATCCTGGTTCTCCAGCAACAGCTGAAAGAGACCAGGCAGCAGCTGTCTCAGCACACCCCGGCCACATCGAGCAGTGTGGGTCCCAGCAGGACTTCCCCCTCTTCTCCTGGCATGGCAGAGCTGCCCACTCCAGCGGAGTCAGTCCCAGTGGGCAGCTCCAGCGGGGCACAAGACTGCAGTCACGTCTTTAACGGCCCCTCCAACGGCAACTCTTCTCAGAGAGCCACATCTAGCTCTGGCCCATATCGGGAGGGTAGCAGCGCTTATGAGGACTATCCAGCATCACCCTCTGCCTCAAGCCCTACCCATGGAAGTGGACCTAAACTCTCCAACCACTCGGAGGGTGCGGCGAGCCAGGACACTGGGGAAGCCTATGGGACTCAGCTGAGTACAGGTTACGAGAGCGTGGACTCACCAACAGGCAGTGAAGCATCAATGACTCAACACTCAAACGATACAGACTCCAATGCTGATTCCCATGAGGCTGCTGCCGTCTCCAAGAGCAACAGGACAACACGTCACACTGCTCACAATGGACTGGACTCTGCTGCAGCTGCTGCTGCAACTGCCTCGAACTCCTCCACAGGGTCTGTTTTGTAA